Proteins encoded in a region of the Gulosibacter sediminis genome:
- a CDS encoding phospholipase D family protein — protein MLEPQQRATFTEQLQPPTGFRLVQAIGTTFTLDLISALAVPLSFSASRLHDADDPVSTFAAISQAADAIDIFAQAGEITLGKHSDLVTYLEEPIHAVATPGGIFHPKVWMLEFARGGEHRFRLISSSRNLTGDRSWDIVVRLDGNPSLDGGSQEQNEPIQRLVRGLPELCIQPLDVARKQRILDFAERLGSVEWETSDDIRELAFHTLGIGEATPPKVSGNRALVISPFVTDDRMRELRASIRGETHLLSRGTSLDRLAPECFDEQLHVYDFDQAANLEAEDDHQLTGLHAKAIIVDQSRRSRIWLGSANATRAAWHDNVEFMVEFAASTPSYGVATTMAALGELKVLYDTAGGEAEPADEAARYAVDTALRRLATLAVISRVVAGAPHTQLVWVGEGLEDALRPARANGIEIEWRLLTDLGSTTTRLGEHEADATRFEGLDLTEITAFLVASATHPLLPGEQQSTIIPMRLLDDIADRKEATIARHLADPAAFIRLLTMLLQLSGLAAATDAAGSGAWREFGGGTASSTGLFEALVRALARGAQGLDDAQRIINFLRREPESTALPVGFEPLWNAVWDAHQQLRGRASDDE, from the coding sequence ATGCTTGAGCCGCAACAGCGCGCGACGTTCACCGAACAGCTCCAGCCGCCGACGGGCTTCCGGCTCGTCCAGGCCATCGGCACGACCTTCACCCTCGACCTCATCTCGGCGCTCGCCGTACCACTGTCGTTCAGCGCGAGTCGGCTGCACGACGCCGACGACCCGGTGTCGACCTTCGCCGCCATCAGCCAGGCTGCCGATGCGATCGACATCTTCGCGCAGGCGGGCGAGATCACTCTCGGCAAGCACAGCGATCTCGTTACTTATCTCGAAGAGCCGATCCACGCGGTAGCGACACCCGGTGGCATCTTCCACCCAAAGGTATGGATGCTCGAATTCGCGCGCGGGGGCGAACACCGTTTCCGGCTCATCTCGTCGAGTCGAAACCTCACGGGCGACCGCAGCTGGGACATCGTGGTGCGACTCGACGGCAACCCAAGTCTCGACGGCGGTAGCCAAGAACAGAACGAACCCATTCAGCGACTCGTGCGCGGTCTGCCCGAGCTCTGCATCCAACCGCTCGACGTTGCGCGCAAGCAGCGCATTCTCGACTTCGCCGAACGGCTTGGCAGCGTCGAGTGGGAGACCTCGGATGACATCCGCGAGCTTGCGTTCCACACACTTGGCATCGGCGAGGCGACGCCACCGAAGGTGAGCGGCAACCGTGCGCTCGTGATCTCGCCGTTCGTCACCGACGACCGGATGCGCGAGCTGCGGGCGAGTATCCGCGGCGAAACCCACCTGTTGTCGCGCGGTACGAGCCTCGATCGGCTCGCGCCGGAGTGCTTTGACGAGCAGCTGCATGTCTACGACTTTGACCAGGCCGCCAATCTTGAGGCCGAAGACGACCACCAACTCACCGGACTGCATGCCAAGGCGATCATCGTCGACCAGTCGCGTCGCAGCCGAATCTGGCTCGGTTCCGCGAACGCGACTCGCGCGGCCTGGCACGACAACGTCGAGTTCATGGTCGAATTCGCCGCATCAACCCCGAGCTACGGCGTCGCAACGACGATGGCCGCCCTCGGTGAGTTGAAGGTGCTCTACGACACTGCGGGCGGCGAGGCCGAACCGGCCGACGAAGCTGCGCGATATGCCGTCGACACCGCGCTGCGCCGACTCGCGACGCTGGCGGTGATTTCTCGCGTGGTCGCGGGTGCGCCGCATACGCAGCTGGTCTGGGTGGGAGAGGGGCTCGAGGATGCGCTGCGGCCGGCCCGCGCCAACGGCATCGAAATCGAGTGGCGGCTGCTTACCGACCTCGGCTCGACCACCACTCGGCTCGGTGAGCACGAGGCCGACGCCACGCGATTCGAGGGGCTCGACCTCACCGAAATCACCGCGTTCCTTGTCGCAAGCGCCACGCATCCGTTGTTGCCCGGTGAGCAGCAGTCGACCATCATCCCCATGCGCCTGCTCGACGACATTGCCGACCGCAAAGAGGCGACCATCGCGCGGCACCTCGCCGACCCCGCCGCGTTTATTCGTCTGCTCACGATGCTGCTGCAGCTTTCAGGGCTTGCGGCTGCGACGGACGCGGCGGGTAGCGGCGCGTGGCGCGAATTTGGTGGCGGCACTGCCAGCAGCACTGGGCTATTTGAGGCACTGGTGCGGGCGCTCGCGCGAGGTGCGCAGGGGCTTGACGATGCGCAACGAATCATCAATTTTCTGCGGCGCGAACCTGAATCGACCGCGTTGCCCGTCGGGTTCGAACCACTTTGGAACGCGGTATGGGATGCGCATCAGCAGCTTCGAGGGAGGGCGAGCGATGACGAGTAG